Proteins found in one Planococcus citri chromosome 2, ihPlaCitr1.1, whole genome shotgun sequence genomic segment:
- the LOC135835314 gene encoding uncharacterized protein LOC135835314, which translates to MNLTRVLSITLKIFFIILIISIQKHQCPTLTHNQSPTEGPIHTSPAQTEPQSPTLGKKSLGQLLKEPHPGHKTLQSFLDEPFSVEAESESQPIEGHAPLGQLINYKPEPVKSA; encoded by the exons atgaatttgaCACGTGTCTTATCTATTACACTGAAAATCTTCTTCATCATTTTGATAATAA GCATTCAAAAACATCAATGTCCTACACTCACTCACAATCAGTCTCCTACAGAAGGTCCTATTCATACTTCACCTGCAC AAACTGAACCTCAATCTCCTACCCTTGGCAAAAAATCACTAGGGCAACTTCTAAAAGAGCCCCACCCtg GTCACAAAACCCTGCAGAGTTTCCTAGATGAGCCGTTCTCAG TTGAAGCTGAGTCTGAGTCTCAACCTATTGAAGGACACGCCCCATTGGGACAGTTAATCAACTATAAACCTGAACCCGTTAAAAGTGCATAA